One region of Bubalus kerabau isolate K-KA32 ecotype Philippines breed swamp buffalo chromosome 6, PCC_UOA_SB_1v2, whole genome shotgun sequence genomic DNA includes:
- the ZRANB2 gene encoding zinc finger Ran-binding domain-containing protein 2 isoform X2, whose product MSTKNFRVSDGDWICPDKKCGNVNFARRTSCNRCGREKTTEAKMMKAGGTEIGKTLAEKSRGLFSANDWQCKTCSNVNWARRSECNMCNTPKYAKLEERTGYGGGFNERENVEYIEREESDGEYDEFGRKKKKYRGKAVGPASILKEVEDKESEGEEEDEDEDLSKYKLDEDEDEDDADLSKYNLDASEEEDSSKKKSNRRSRSKSRSSHSRSSSRSSSPSSSRSRSRSRSRSSSSSQSRSRSSSRERSRSRGSKSRSSSRSHRGSSSPRKRSYSSSSSSPERNRKRSRSRSSSSGDRKKRRTRSRSPESQVIGENTKQP is encoded by the exons atGTGGAAATGTAAACTTTGCTAGAAGAACTAGCTGTAATAGATGTGGTCGAG agAAAACAACTGAGGCTAAGATGATGAAAGCAGGGGGCACTGAAATAGGAAAGACACTCGCAGAAAAGAGCCGAGGCTTATTTAGTGCTAATGACTGGCAGTGTAAAAC ttgcAGTAATGTGAATTGGGCCAGAAGATCAGAATGTAACATGTGTAATACTCCAAAGTATGCTAAACTGGAAGAAAGAACAG GATATGGTGGTGgttttaatgaaagagaaaatgttgaATACATAGAAAGAGAAGAATCTGATGGTGAATATGATGAG TTTGGACgtaagaaaaaaaagtacagaggGAAGGCAGTTGGTCCTGCATCTATTTTAAAGGAAGttgaagataaagaatctgagggagaagaagaggatgaggaTGAAGATCTTTCTAAATATAAATTAGATGAG GATGAGGATGAAGATGATGCTGATCTCTCAAAATATAATCTTGATGCCAGTGAAGAAGAAGATAGTAGTAAAAAGAAATCTAACAGACGAAGTCGCTCAAAGTCTCGGTCTTCACATTCACGATCTTCATCACGCTCATCCTCCCCCTCCAGTTCAAGGTCTAGGTCCAG GTCGCGTTCAAGAAGTTCTTCCAGTTCGCAGTCAAGATCTCGTTCCAGTTCCAGAGAACGTTCGAGATCTCGTGGGTCGAAATCAAG ATCCAGCTCCAGGTCCCACAGGGGTTCTTCTTCCCCACGAAAAAGATCTTACTCAAGTTCATCATCATCTCCTGAGAGGAACAGAAAGAGAAGTCGTTCTAGATCTTCTTCATCTGGTGATCGCAAAAAAAGACGAACAAGATCACGGTCACCTGAAAG CCAGGTGATTGGTGAAAATACTAAACAACCCTGA
- the ZRANB2 gene encoding zinc finger Ran-binding domain-containing protein 2 isoform X1: protein MSTKNFRVSDGDWICPDKKCGNVNFARRTSCNRCGREKTTEAKMMKAGGTEIGKTLAEKSRGLFSANDWQCKTCSNVNWARRSECNMCNTPKYAKLEERTGYGGGFNERENVEYIEREESDGEYDEFGRKKKKYRGKAVGPASILKEVEDKESEGEEEDEDEDLSKYKLDEDEDEDDADLSKYNLDASEEEDSSKKKSNRRSRSKSRSSHSRSSSRSSSPSSSRSRSRSRSRSSSSSQSRSRSSSRERSRSRGSKSRSSSRSHRGSSSPRKRSYSSSSSSPERNRKRSRSRSSSSGDRKKRRTRSRSPERHHRSPSGSSHSGSRSSSKKK, encoded by the exons atGTGGAAATGTAAACTTTGCTAGAAGAACTAGCTGTAATAGATGTGGTCGAG agAAAACAACTGAGGCTAAGATGATGAAAGCAGGGGGCACTGAAATAGGAAAGACACTCGCAGAAAAGAGCCGAGGCTTATTTAGTGCTAATGACTGGCAGTGTAAAAC ttgcAGTAATGTGAATTGGGCCAGAAGATCAGAATGTAACATGTGTAATACTCCAAAGTATGCTAAACTGGAAGAAAGAACAG GATATGGTGGTGgttttaatgaaagagaaaatgttgaATACATAGAAAGAGAAGAATCTGATGGTGAATATGATGAG TTTGGACgtaagaaaaaaaagtacagaggGAAGGCAGTTGGTCCTGCATCTATTTTAAAGGAAGttgaagataaagaatctgagggagaagaagaggatgaggaTGAAGATCTTTCTAAATATAAATTAGATGAG GATGAGGATGAAGATGATGCTGATCTCTCAAAATATAATCTTGATGCCAGTGAAGAAGAAGATAGTAGTAAAAAGAAATCTAACAGACGAAGTCGCTCAAAGTCTCGGTCTTCACATTCACGATCTTCATCACGCTCATCCTCCCCCTCCAGTTCAAGGTCTAGGTCCAG GTCGCGTTCAAGAAGTTCTTCCAGTTCGCAGTCAAGATCTCGTTCCAGTTCCAGAGAACGTTCGAGATCTCGTGGGTCGAAATCAAG ATCCAGCTCCAGGTCCCACAGGGGTTCTTCTTCCCCACGAAAAAGATCTTACTCAAGTTCATCATCATCTCCTGAGAGGAACAGAAAGAGAAGTCGTTCTAGATCTTCTTCATCTGGTGATCGCAAAAAAAGACGAACAAGATCACGGTCACCTGAAAG GCACCACAGGTCACCTTCTGGATCATCCCATTCTGGTTCCCGTTCaagttcaaaaaagaaataa